The Deinococcus seoulensis genome window below encodes:
- the folE gene encoding GTP cyclohydrolase I FolE codes for MTVETVISAADEKQEVPGLSALTHDWLSAIGEDPDREGLLKTPHRVAKAWGFLTAGYQKTLHEAVGDAVFAADGSEMVIVKDIEFYSMCEHHMLPFYGRAHIAYIPDGQILGLSKFARIVDLYSRRLQVQERITTQVADAVQELLAPKGVAVVMEGVHLCMAMRGVQKQNSSTSTSAMRGLFKSDPRTRAEFMSAVQGTLRSR; via the coding sequence TTGACCGTAGAAACAGTGATCAGCGCCGCTGATGAGAAGCAGGAAGTGCCGGGCCTGAGCGCCCTGACCCACGACTGGCTGAGCGCCATCGGGGAGGACCCTGACCGTGAGGGCCTGCTGAAAACGCCGCACCGCGTGGCGAAAGCCTGGGGGTTCCTGACCGCCGGGTACCAGAAGACGCTGCACGAGGCGGTGGGTGACGCCGTGTTCGCCGCCGACGGTAGCGAGATGGTGATCGTGAAGGACATCGAGTTCTACTCCATGTGCGAGCACCACATGCTGCCCTTCTACGGCCGGGCGCACATCGCGTACATTCCGGACGGGCAGATTCTGGGCCTGAGTAAGTTCGCGCGGATCGTGGACCTGTACTCGCGCCGCCTGCAGGTGCAGGAGCGCATCACGACGCAGGTGGCGGACGCCGTGCAGGAACTGCTGGCGCCCAAGGGCGTGGCAGTCGTTATGGAAGGCGTGCACCTGTGCATGGCGATGCGTGGCGTGCAGAAGCAGAACAGCAGCACCAGCACCAGCGCCATGCGCGGCCTGTTCAAGAGCGACCCGCGTACCCGCGCGGAGTTCATGAGCGCCGTGCAGGGCACCCTGCGTTCCCGCTGA
- a CDS encoding adenylosuccinate synthase yields the protein MPGIAIVGAQWGDEGKGKITDFLAPEAEFVVRYQGGANAGHTVTAKGQTFKLNLLPSGVLHDGTVSVLGDGMVIDADKFMEERRNLIAGGLNPDLRISDRAHLVLPHHKFVDGRKDFVGTTGRGIGPAYADRARRVGIRFGDLLDDGVLRERIERLLEAKPNSTRDAGWTGVDVAMESLAPTREALAPFIQDTGEQLRAAIRDGRNVLFEGAQATLLDLNYGTYPFVTSSHPTVGGILVGAGVNHKAIHKVYGVAKAFNTRVGHGPFLTEVHDEAGILRLRGDGSKPWDEYGTTTGRARRVGWLDLHLLKYAVDVNGLDGLVINKMDVLAGLDEVPVCVGYDADGQPVMKRMKGWATTEGADSRATLAREAQAYLDLIEETVNCPVVIFSAGPAREQTYGEVSWK from the coding sequence ATGCCTGGAATTGCGATTGTTGGCGCTCAGTGGGGCGATGAAGGCAAGGGGAAGATCACGGATTTCCTGGCGCCGGAAGCCGAGTTCGTGGTGCGGTATCAGGGCGGCGCGAACGCCGGGCATACGGTCACGGCGAAGGGGCAGACGTTCAAGTTGAACCTGCTGCCCAGCGGCGTGCTGCATGACGGGACGGTCAGCGTGCTGGGTGACGGGATGGTCATCGACGCGGACAAGTTCATGGAGGAACGCCGCAACCTGATCGCGGGTGGCCTGAACCCGGACCTGCGGATCAGTGACCGGGCGCACCTGGTGCTGCCGCACCACAAGTTCGTGGATGGCCGGAAGGACTTCGTGGGCACCACGGGGCGCGGGATCGGCCCGGCGTACGCGGACCGGGCGCGCCGCGTGGGCATCCGCTTCGGTGATCTGCTGGACGACGGCGTGCTGCGCGAGCGGATCGAGCGGCTGCTGGAAGCCAAGCCGAACAGCACCCGCGACGCAGGCTGGACGGGCGTGGACGTGGCGATGGAGTCCCTCGCCCCGACCCGCGAGGCGCTCGCGCCGTTCATTCAGGACACAGGCGAGCAGCTGCGCGCCGCGATCCGTGACGGCCGCAACGTGCTGTTCGAGGGCGCGCAGGCGACCCTGCTGGACCTGAACTACGGCACGTACCCGTTCGTGACCAGCAGCCACCCCACGGTGGGCGGCATTCTGGTGGGGGCGGGCGTGAACCACAAGGCCATTCACAAGGTGTACGGCGTGGCGAAGGCCTTCAACACCCGCGTCGGGCACGGGCCGTTCCTGACCGAGGTGCATGACGAGGCGGGCATCCTGCGTCTGCGCGGCGACGGCAGCAAACCCTGGGACGAGTACGGCACGACGACCGGCCGCGCCCGCCGGGTCGGCTGGCTGGACCTGCACCTGCTGAAGTACGCGGTGGACGTGAACGGCCTGGACGGGCTGGTCATCAACAAGATGGACGTCCTGGCGGGCCTGGACGAGGTGCCGGTCTGCGTGGGTTACGACGCGGACGGCCAGCCGGTCATGAAACGCATGAAGGGCTGGGCGACCACCGAGGGCGCCGACAGCCGCGCGACCCTGGCCAGAGAGGCGCAGGCGTACCTGGACCTGATCGAGGAGACCGTGAACTGCCCCGTGGTGATCTTCTCGGCCGGCCCCGCGCGCGAGCAGACGTACGGCGAGGTCAGCTGGAAGTAA